The following are encoded together in the Peromyscus leucopus breed LL Stock chromosome 1, UCI_PerLeu_2.1, whole genome shotgun sequence genome:
- the LOC114704405 gene encoding LOW QUALITY PROTEIN: integrin alpha-X-like (The sequence of the model RefSeq protein was modified relative to this genomic sequence to represent the inferred CDS: deleted 1 base in 1 codon): MSTWTALLLLMAFVSSLGFNLDTDKPTHFHVDGAGFGHSVVQYDGSWVVVGAPKEVRATNQMGGLYQCGYHTGTCDPVRLQVPPAAVNMSLGLSLTATANPPRLLACGPTVHHTCRENIYLTGLCFLLASSMLQNQRILTAQQECPKQDQDIVFLIDGSGSISSDNFKTMLNFVEAVMSQFQGSSTQFSLMQFSDRFETHFTFKHSTSRPLDLLIRVRQLRGFTHTASAIEHVTTQLFTARNGARKDATRILVVITDGKKEGDKRDYGDVIPLADAAGIIRYAIGVGRAFHTVQSQQELENIASKPSREHIFSVENFDALKDIQKQLKEKIFAIEGTETASSSSFELEMSQEGFSAVFTPGGPVLGAVGSFGWSGGAFLYPPNMRPTFINMSQENVDMRDAYLGYSTALAFWKGVHSLVLGAPRHQHTGKVVIFTQKSRRWRPKSEVSGTQIGSYFGASLCSVDMDRDGSTDLVLIGAPHYYEQTRGGQVSVCPMPSGRIRWQCEATLHGEQGHPWGRFGAALTVLGDVNGDSVTDVAIGAPGEEENRGAVYIFHGASKLDINPSPSQRISGSQLFPRLQHFGQSLSGGQDLTQDGLADLAVGSKGRVLLLRTRPILRMLSTIHFSPAEIARSVFECQEQVTSVQTLGDATVCLQVYESPKTQLGDLQSSVTFDLTLDPGRLSPRAVFKETKTQALTRVKTLGLSKYCETVKLLLPACVEDSVTPITLRLNFSLVGLPIPSYRNLQPMLAVDEQTYFTASLPFEKNCGADHICQDDLGIIFGFPDLKTLAVGSDLELDVGVTVSNDGEDSYGTTVTLLYPVGLSFRRVAGGQVLYRGTEENQRRQRALHLTCDSTPSRSQGLWRTSCRISHIIFRGGAQMTFLVTFDVSPKAALGDRLLLTAKVSSENDTPETKKTTFQLELPVKYAVYTVISSHDQSTKYLNFSASGKEKSSVAEHRYQASVGT, translated from the exons ATGAGCACTTGGACAGCCCTTCTTCTGCTGATGG CATTTGTTTCGTCTCTGGGCTTCAACCTGGACACAGACAAGCCGACACATTTCCATGTGGATGGTGCTGGGTTCGGACACAGTGTGGTCCAGTATGACGGCTCCTG GGTGGTGGTTGGAGCTCCAAAGGAGGTCAGGGCCACTAACCAAATGGGTGGCCTCTACCAATGTGGCTATCACACGGGCACGTGTGATCCTGTCCGTCTCCAGG tgCCTCCAGCAGCTGTGAAcatgtccctgggcctgtccctCACTGCCACCGCCAACCCTCCCAGGCTGTTG GCCTGTGGTCCTACTGTGCaccacacatgcagagagaatatatacttGACGGGACTCTGCTTTCTACTGGCCTCATCAATGCTGCAGAACCAAAGGATCCTGACTGCCCAGCAGG AGTGTCCAAAGCAGGACCAGGACATCGTGTTCTTGATTGATGGTTCGGGTAGCATCTCTTCCGACAACTTTAAAACAATGCTGAATTTTGTGGAAGCTGTGATGAGCCAATTCCAAGGATCcagcacacag ttctcCCTGATGCAATTCTCCGATCGATTTGAGACACATTTTACTTTCAAACACTCCACTTCGAGACCTTTAGACCTGTTGATCCGCGTACGGCAGCTGAGAGGGTTCACACACACGGCCTCGGCTATTGAGCATGTCAC AACGCAGCTGTTCACTGCCCGAAATGGGGCCCGGAAAGATGCCACCAGGATCCTCGTTGTCATTActgatggaaagaaggaaggagacaagCGGGATTATGGTGACGTCATCCCCCTGGCAGATGCTGCGGGCATCATTCGTTATGCAATTGGG GTAGGACGGGCCTTTCACACGGTACAATCCCAGCAAGAGTTAGAGAACATTGCGTCGAAGCCTTCCCGAGAACACATCTTCAGCGTGGAGAACTTTGACGCTTTGAAGGACATTCAGAAGCAGCTGAAGGAGAAGATCTTTGCCATTGAGG GTACGGAGACAGCAAGCAGCAGTTCTTTTGAACTGGAGATGTCCCAGGAGGGCTTCAGTGCTGTATTTACACCT GGTGGGCCAGTTCTGGGAGCTGTGGGAAGCTTCGGGTGGTCTGGAGGTGCCTTCTTATACCCCCCAAATATGAGACCCACCTTCATCAACATGTCTCAGGAGAATGTGGACATGAGGGACGCTTACCTGG GTTACTCCACCGCACTGGCCTTTTGGAAGGGGGTCCACAGCCTGGTCCTGGGGGCCCCTCGCCACCAGCACACGGGGAAGGTTGTCATCTTTACCCAG AAATCCAGGCGATGGAGGCCCAAGTCTGAAGTCAGTGGGACACAG ATCGGCTCCTACTTTGGGGCCTCCCTCTGCTCTGTGGACATGGATAGAGATGGCAGCACTGACCTGGTCTTGATCGGAGCCCCCCATTACTATGAGCAGACCCGAGGGGGGCAGGTATCTGTGTGCCCAATGCCCAGCGGG AGGATCAGGTGGCAGTGTGAGGCCACGCTCCATGGGGAGCAGGGCCATCCTTGGGGCCGCTTTGGGGCAGCCCTGACAGTGCTAGGGGACGTGAATGGGGACAGTGTGACAGATGTGGCTATTGGTGCacctggagaggaagagaacagggGTGCTGTGTACATATTTCATGGAGCCTCGAAACTGGACATCAACCCCTCGCCCAGCCAG AGGATTTCAGGATCCCAGCTCTTCCCCAGGCTCCAGCATTTTGGGCAGTCACTGAGTGGGGGTCAGGACCTCACCCAGGATGGACTGGCGGACCTGGCTGTGGGATCTAAGGGACGGGTGCTGCTGCTCAG GACCAGGCCGATCCTTCGAATGTTATCGACTATACACTTCTCACCTGCAGAGATCGCCAGGTCTGTGTTTGAGTGTCAGGAGCAGGTGACCTCTGTCCAGACACTGGGAGATGCCACTGTCTGCCTTCAAGTTTATGAAAGCCCCAAGACCCAGCTGG GTGACCTCCAAAGCTCTGTCACCTTTGACCTGACCCTAGACCCTGGCCGCCTGAGTCCTCGTGCCGTCTTCAAGGAAACAAAGACCCAAGCTCTGACCCGAGTTAAAACTCTTGGTCTGAGCAAGTACTGTGAAACCGTGAAGTTGCTCCTCCCG GCCTGTGTGGAGGACTCAGTGACCCCCATCACTTTGCGCCTCAACTTCTCTCTTGTTGGCTTGCCCATCCCTTCCTACCGAAACCTTCAACCCATGCTGGCTGTAGATGAGCAAACGTACTTCACGGCCTCT CTTCCCTTTGAGAAGAACTGTGGAGCTGATCACATCTGCCAGGATGACCTTGGCATCATCTTTGGCTTCCCAGA CTTGAAGACCCTGGCGGTGGGAAGTGACCTGGAGCTGGATGTGGGTGTGACAGTGTCTAACGATGGGGAAGACTCCTATGGAACCACAGTCACTTTGCTCTACCCAGTGGGCCTGTCCTTCAGACGAGTCGCAGGAGGCCAAGTACTCTACCGGGGGACGGAAGAG AACCAACGGCGGCAGCGTGCCCTGCACCTCACATGTGACAGCACTCCAAGCAGGAGCCAGGGCCTCTGGAGGACCAGTTGCCGCATCAGCCACATCATTTTCCGAGGAGGTGCACAG aTGACTTTCTTGGTAACTTTTGATGTCTCCCCGAAAGCTGCGCTGGGGGACCGGCTGCTTCTAACAGCCAAAGTGAGCAG TGAGAATGACACACCtgagaccaaaaaaaccaccttcCAGCTGGAGCTCCCAGTAAAGTATGCTGTGTACACGGTGATCAGCAG ccacGACCAGTCTACCAAGTATCTCAACTTCTCGGcctcaggaaaggagaagagCAGTGTGGCCGAACACAGATACCAGGCAAGCGTGGGGACTTAG